The Clostridia bacterium genome has a window encoding:
- a CDS encoding DUF5050 domain-containing protein, with protein MKRLIPILISIVLIAVSAAPESYAVDKADSTKYGNTTGNISNKGLAAESGGWVYFVNMLDKETIYKYRKGSKNAVKVNSDPSCSISVLGEWVYYCKLPERNIYRIKTNGTGRQKLNSDKSSDVNVVNDWIFYVNDSDTANIYKMKTDGGKRQKYLDGRFNNLCVKDGFMYYVDSECYVGKTSLSNSKIQRIRESRDFIMNLNVEDGWIYYSSDALYKIKTDGTQAKQLSKDDARYINVVGDTIFYTRNGQIHKIRTDGTEKQKIDNKYSKNVMFINFADNQLYFLNYSNNIYKVKKDGTRREKLLDGNSVSRMYSYNGKVYIVQPGEILNMNPDGTGVNETCTLERNLYDPVWYENGYVYYSDNVNLRPLIYNEETGTLSGSFDSSRPNDPKGHKIFSITVDGRNKKAIYETSNEFRIFCIDGGWVYFIEQGKVYKLKTDGTKKQDMSKTGLQDIAGFKYLDEVITYGGWIYISGTKQLGGSDELYKVKADGKSKVQSLAKGLFRYLDVDGSWIYFNSCSDGKIYKVKTDGSSKTQVIKNRCGDLYVEGEWIYYRMNFYYSSYDGSSRGILYRAKKDGSGQQVVSNDSIEEILFVNKDWIFYSIEDNIYKMNTDGSGAEESGIHP; from the coding sequence ATGAAAAGATTGATTCCTATCCTGATTTCAATTGTATTGATAGCTGTTTCAGCGGCTCCTGAATCTTATGCAGTTGATAAGGCGGATAGCACAAAGTATGGAAATACCACAGGGAACATATCCAATAAAGGACTTGCTGCAGAAAGCGGCGGATGGGTATACTTCGTAAACATGCTTGATAAAGAGACTATTTATAAGTATAGGAAGGGAAGCAAGAATGCAGTAAAAGTAAATTCAGATCCAAGCTGCAGTATTAGTGTTTTGGGGGAATGGGTATATTATTGCAAGCTGCCGGAAAGGAATATTTACAGGATAAAAACCAACGGAACCGGCAGGCAGAAGCTCAATAGTGATAAAAGTTCAGATGTAAATGTAGTGAATGACTGGATTTTCTATGTCAATGATTCTGATACAGCGAATATATACAAAATGAAAACTGATGGAGGTAAAAGGCAGAAATACCTGGACGGACGTTTTAATAATTTATGTGTTAAGGATGGGTTTATGTATTATGTGGACTCGGAATGCTATGTAGGCAAGACATCCTTGAGCAACTCGAAAATACAGAGGATTCGCGAATCAAGAGATTTCATAATGAATTTAAACGTTGAAGACGGATGGATCTACTACAGCAGCGATGCATTGTACAAAATCAAGACTGACGGAACCCAAGCCAAGCAGCTTTCTAAAGATGATGCGAGATATATAAATGTAGTCGGAGACACCATATTTTATACGCGTAACGGACAAATACATAAAATCAGGACTGATGGAACAGAGAAGCAGAAGATAGACAATAAATACAGTAAAAATGTTATGTTTATCAATTTTGCCGATAACCAACTATATTTTTTAAACTATTCCAATAATATATATAAGGTTAAGAAGGATGGAACGAGACGTGAAAAACTGTTGGACGGCAATTCTGTAAGCAGGATGTATTCATACAATGGGAAGGTTTACATAGTACAACCGGGTGAAATATTAAATATGAACCCTGATGGTACGGGAGTAAACGAGACATGTACCCTGGAGCGGAACCTGTACGACCCTGTCTGGTATGAAAACGGGTATGTTTACTACAGTGATAATGTTAACTTAAGGCCGCTTATATATAATGAGGAAACGGGTACTCTTTCCGGAAGCTTTGATTCCAGTAGGCCCAATGATCCTAAAGGGCATAAGATTTTCAGCATTACTGTTGACGGCAGGAATAAAAAGGCCATATATGAAACCAGCAATGAATTCAGAATATTTTGTATAGATGGAGGATGGGTATACTTCATTGAGCAGGGTAAGGTATATAAACTGAAGACTGATGGTACAAAAAAGCAGGATATGTCGAAAACCGGCTTACAGGATATTGCCGGATTCAAATATTTGGATGAGGTAATCACATATGGAGGATGGATCTATATCAGCGGAACTAAGCAGCTTGGAGGCAGCGATGAGTTATATAAGGTGAAGGCGGACGGGAAATCGAAGGTACAGTCATTGGCAAAAGGCTTGTTCCGCTATTTGGATGTAGATGGGAGCTGGATATATTTTAATAGCTGCTCAGATGGTAAAATATACAAGGTTAAAACAGATGGCTCTTCAAAAACACAAGTGATCAAGAACAGGTGTGGCGATTTGTATGTGGAAGGAGAATGGATATATTATCGTATGAATTTTTACTATTCCTCTTATGACGGCAGCAGCAGAGGGATATTGTACAGAGCTAAAAAGGACGGCTCAGGTCAACAGGTGGTTTCTAATGACAGCATAGAAGAAATTCTGTTTGTAAATAAAGACTGGATTTTCTACAGTATAGAAGATAATATTTATAAAATGAATACTGATGGTTCTGGTGCTGAAGAGTCTGGAATACATCCTTAA
- a CDS encoding ammonium transporter has protein sequence MLDNVTLAQGINTVWVLLCAALVFFMEAGFAMLEAGFIRAKNSLNIIMKVFIDCCSGLLGYWILGFGVMYGLDKFGIIGTTGFFMSGDMSNLPFLKQFGLSVEVYWMFQAAFAVAVATIVSGAVAERMKFLPYMVFSFLATAVIYPVAGHMVWNPDGLFAKMGMLDFAGSAAVHSVGGWASLAAVLVLGPRIGKYKKDGSANVIQGHSIPLAALGAFILWFGWFGFNPGSALNAFGEGASISHVVVATNLAAAAGGLISALFTQVRYGKVDASMTINGALAGLVAITAGCAYVNLYSAAIIGAVAGVLVVMAIELIDKKHADDPVGAIAVHGVCGSFGVIAVGLFASQSVNPAIKESGLFFGGGFHLLGVQAAGLVVVSLWAFAATFGLFKLLKAISGIRVSAEDETEGMDISEHGLRAYAQTAIDDSIVLEDINEDIFEGGSRSQMGMKLEETV, from the coding sequence ATGTTGGATAATGTAACACTTGCACAAGGAATAAATACAGTTTGGGTGCTATTATGTGCAGCACTTGTTTTTTTCATGGAAGCCGGTTTTGCGATGCTGGAGGCAGGCTTTATAAGAGCTAAAAATTCTTTGAACATTATTATGAAGGTATTTATTGATTGTTGTTCGGGACTGCTGGGATACTGGATTCTTGGTTTTGGTGTAATGTACGGTCTGGATAAGTTCGGCATAATCGGGACTACAGGCTTTTTTATGAGTGGAGATATGAGTAACCTGCCGTTTTTGAAACAATTCGGATTATCTGTTGAGGTATATTGGATGTTCCAGGCGGCTTTTGCTGTGGCAGTAGCTACGATAGTATCCGGAGCAGTCGCTGAAAGGATGAAATTTTTGCCTTATATGGTGTTCAGCTTTCTGGCTACAGCGGTTATCTATCCAGTTGCGGGACATATGGTATGGAATCCTGACGGTTTGTTTGCCAAGATGGGGATGCTTGATTTTGCAGGTTCCGCAGCAGTACATTCAGTAGGCGGATGGGCATCACTCGCTGCAGTTCTGGTTCTCGGACCGAGGATAGGAAAATATAAAAAAGACGGAAGCGCTAATGTAATACAGGGACACAGCATTCCTTTAGCCGCACTTGGTGCCTTTATACTCTGGTTCGGCTGGTTTGGCTTTAACCCCGGAAGCGCGCTGAATGCATTTGGAGAGGGCGCGAGCATATCTCATGTGGTGGTTGCTACAAACCTTGCGGCTGCGGCTGGGGGCTTGATAAGTGCATTATTTACCCAGGTGAGGTATGGCAAGGTAGATGCGAGTATGACTATAAACGGCGCTTTGGCTGGTTTGGTGGCAATTACAGCGGGTTGCGCCTATGTAAACCTTTACAGTGCGGCTATAATAGGTGCAGTAGCAGGTGTGCTGGTAGTAATGGCTATAGAGCTTATTGATAAAAAGCATGCTGACGACCCGGTGGGAGCAATTGCTGTCCATGGAGTATGCGGATCATTTGGTGTTATTGCAGTAGGACTTTTCGCATCGCAATCCGTTAATCCGGCTATAAAAGAGAGTGGGTTGTTCTTTGGAGGCGGTTTTCACCTGTTGGGAGTTCAGGCAGCAGGGCTTGTAGTAGTTTCTTTATGGGCTTTCGCTGCTACATTTGGGTTGTTTAAGCTGTTGAAAGCCATATCCGGTATAAGGGTAAGTGCTGAGGATGAAACAGAGGGTATGGATATAAGTGAGCATGGGCTCAGGGCGTACGCACAAACTGCCATTGATGACAGTATTGTATTGGAAGATATAAATGAAGATATTTTTGAGGGCGGATCAAGGTCACAGATGGGTATGAAGCTCGAAGAAACAGTATAA
- a CDS encoding TatD family hydrolase translates to MLFDSHAHYDDERFSQDRYEIINRVFESGVSYILNASSNIASAVESISLAQEFEHVYAAVGIHPHNAGEINDNTLVTLADFSSNPKVVAIGEIGLDYYYDTAPREIQKHWFAKQIDMAKNLNLPVIVHDRDAHEDTVDIVVSENAKAVGGVFHCYSGSVEMAKVLLDNNFYISVGGAVTFKNARKAVEVVRYIPLEMLLIETDCPYMTPEPYRGRRNDSGYLKLVAEKVAEIKGISYEEVANTTTENAKRLFIIK, encoded by the coding sequence ATGCTTTTTGATTCACACGCTCATTATGATGATGAAAGATTCAGTCAGGATAGATATGAAATTATAAACAGAGTATTTGAAAGCGGAGTGTCATATATACTTAATGCCTCTTCAAATATTGCATCAGCAGTAGAGAGTATATCTTTAGCGCAAGAGTTTGAACATGTATATGCAGCCGTAGGTATTCACCCCCATAATGCAGGTGAGATAAATGATAATACTCTTGTGACTCTGGCTGATTTTTCTTCAAATCCCAAAGTAGTTGCTATAGGAGAGATAGGGCTTGATTACTACTATGATACAGCTCCGAGAGAGATACAAAAGCATTGGTTTGCAAAGCAGATCGATATGGCAAAAAATCTTAACCTTCCGGTAATAGTGCATGATAGAGATGCACATGAAGATACTGTGGATATTGTAGTGAGTGAAAATGCGAAAGCTGTAGGAGGGGTCTTTCACTGTTATTCTGGCAGTGTAGAAATGGCAAAGGTGCTGCTGGATAATAATTTCTATATTTCTGTCGGGGGAGCGGTTACTTTCAAGAATGCGAGAAAGGCTGTTGAAGTTGTTAGATACATCCCATTAGAGATGCTGCTTATAGAAACGGATTGTCCTTATATGACACCTGAACCTTACAGAGGTAGAAGGAATGATTCAGGTTATCTGAAACTTGTTGCAGAAAAAGTGGCTGAGATTAAGGGCATCAGTTATGAAGAGGTAGCAAATACAACGACTGAGAATGCAAAAAGGCTGTTTATAATTAAATAG
- a CDS encoding 3D domain-containing protein yields the protein MIPLAKNIKRYFSLKEFIVVAVAIVFSITVGVGVFQNLKKEVVINDNGKTVILKTMKNTVGEVLEQNGTRLSSDDFISLPLGAKLQKIRKNEIYIKRAIPIFVTVDGQEHKIMTYRDTVKDALVNSPLKLTDMDRLVGASFGDLVSKDMKVKVVRVREELISEKTAIAYKTLSRENNHLDKGKQVVVKDGKEGIREKKFRVVFEDGKEVLKELLKDSIIMAPINQIVEFGTIMNFKTSRGDVVRYKKEINMRATAYTASFADTGKHPGDPGFGITYTGVRAKRGIIAVDPKVIPLGTKVYIEGVGNTPDYGFAVAADIGSAIKGNKIDLYFDDSGTVDRWGVRKVKVYILTE from the coding sequence GTGATACCACTTGCGAAAAATATTAAAAGGTATTTTTCATTAAAGGAGTTTATAGTTGTAGCAGTAGCAATTGTATTCTCTATTACTGTTGGTGTTGGGGTTTTTCAAAATCTAAAAAAGGAAGTAGTTATTAATGACAACGGCAAAACCGTTATATTGAAAACAATGAAGAATACCGTAGGTGAAGTTTTAGAGCAGAATGGAACCAGACTGAGTTCTGACGACTTCATAAGTTTACCGCTTGGTGCTAAGCTACAGAAGATAAGAAAAAATGAAATATACATAAAAAGAGCTATACCAATATTCGTTACTGTAGATGGTCAGGAGCATAAGATAATGACTTACAGGGATACAGTAAAGGATGCCCTGGTAAACAGCCCTTTAAAGCTGACTGATATGGATAGGCTTGTAGGGGCAAGCTTTGGCGATTTAGTATCGAAAGATATGAAAGTCAAGGTAGTAAGAGTAAGAGAAGAACTGATAAGCGAGAAGACGGCAATTGCGTATAAAACCCTGAGCAGGGAAAACAATCACCTTGATAAGGGAAAACAGGTGGTCGTTAAAGACGGTAAGGAAGGAATACGCGAGAAGAAATTCAGAGTAGTGTTTGAGGATGGGAAAGAAGTTTTAAAAGAACTGTTAAAAGACAGTATAATAATGGCACCCATTAATCAGATAGTGGAATTTGGCACTATTATGAATTTCAAAACATCCAGAGGTGATGTCGTAAGGTATAAAAAAGAGATTAATATGAGGGCAACAGCCTATACTGCATCGTTTGCCGATACAGGCAAGCACCCGGGTGACCCGGGATTCGGCATAACCTATACCGGTGTAAGGGCGAAAAGGGGTATTATAGCTGTAGACCCGAAAGTAATACCTTTAGGTACTAAAGTTTATATTGAAGGAGTCGGAAATACACCAGACTATGGCTTTGCAGTAGCAGCGGACATAGGAAGCGCGATAAAAGGAAACAAAATAGACTTGTATTTCGATGATTCAGGTACCGTTGACCGGTGGGGTGTAAGAAAAGTCAAGGTCTACATACTTACTGAATGA
- the rsmA gene encoding 16S rRNA (adenine(1518)-N(6)/adenine(1519)-N(6))-dimethyltransferase RsmA, translating into MSNTKEIIKKYNIRLTKSLGQNFLNDDRIVENIVDAAGVGKDDLVIEIGPGAGSMTRELCKKAGKVVAVEIDKYLIPVLSETLKEFANLRIINEDVLKVDFGKDILDVSEEDFKPLTVRVVANLPYYITTPIIMKLLEENPGIDCMVFMVQKEVAQRMAASPGGKDYGALSVAVQYYSKPEKVFDVPPHCFIPQPEVDSTVIRLNILKTPSVEVRDKDIFFKTIKASFGQRRKTLVNALSNSGYFIRDKEEIKKILENIGIGENQRGETLSIAQFAQLANELLPKREK; encoded by the coding sequence GTGAGTAATACAAAGGAAATCATAAAAAAATATAATATCAGGTTGACTAAGTCATTGGGGCAGAATTTTCTGAATGACGACAGAATTGTTGAAAATATTGTGGACGCAGCCGGAGTCGGAAAAGACGATCTTGTTATAGAGATAGGTCCCGGTGCAGGCAGTATGACCAGGGAACTCTGCAAAAAGGCGGGCAAAGTGGTCGCGGTTGAGATAGACAAGTACCTGATTCCTGTTCTGAGTGAGACACTTAAGGAATTTGCAAATCTAAGGATTATAAATGAAGATGTGCTGAAAGTGGATTTTGGAAAGGATATCCTGGATGTATCGGAAGAAGATTTTAAACCGTTAACTGTGAGGGTGGTTGCTAACCTTCCGTATTATATTACTACACCGATAATTATGAAATTGTTGGAGGAAAATCCCGGAATAGACTGTATGGTATTCATGGTACAGAAAGAGGTAGCACAGAGGATGGCAGCTTCTCCCGGGGGTAAGGATTATGGCGCTTTATCGGTAGCTGTACAGTATTATTCAAAACCGGAGAAGGTATTTGACGTGCCGCCGCACTGCTTTATTCCACAGCCGGAGGTGGATTCTACAGTAATAAGGCTTAATATATTGAAAACCCCTTCCGTAGAAGTGCGGGATAAAGATATTTTTTTCAAGACAATAAAAGCTTCCTTTGGACAGAGGAGAAAAACACTTGTAAATGCATTGAGCAATTCCGGATATTTCATCCGGGATAAAGAAGAAATAAAGAAAATACTTGAGAATATAGGTATTGGCGAAAATCAACGCGGGGAAACCTTATCTATAGCACAGTTTGCGCAGCTTGCAAATGAACTGCTGCCAAAAAGGGAGAAATAA